Genomic DNA from uncultured Acetobacterium sp.:
CCTAATCTAATCGGGTAGGAGGTTGACCATTAGTTGATCAGCCTCCTACCCGATTCTTCTTTTCCGACTTAACACTCTGCCTTTGTCAAATCACCTATCAGCCTTATTGATCAGCTATTACCTTAAACCGCAACACCGTTTTTAATTTGGCCGTCTCGGTCCGCCGGGGATCGGACAGATAAATTTCTCGATGGGTTTTATCGCTGCGCCGATAGCCATTCTCATTGCAAAACGCTTCCATCTGGGCAAAACTGGCTGGCTCATCATCATAGCCGCCTAAATGTAGCATCTGACAGCAGAACCCTTCCTCCAGTTCCTCTATCCGGATCCGATCGAGAAAATTATTGGGCTTTTTCTTTTTAACTTCATCGATAAAACGATCGGTCAGTTCAGCAGTCAAAAAATCCGGCTGCCGGATCATAATCGTATAGGCATAATTGCTTTTATCTGCACTTGTTTTGGTCTTGTCCACCAGATCCCAGACCCCTTCCAGGGGAAAAACAATGTAATCATAAAAGCCATCAGGAATTGCCTTACTCTTATAGGACATTTTTACCGCATAACTGAAGCTGTAAAGCGCTGCCACTGCTTCAGCAAACTCTTCCCCATTGGGATCACCATGACCGTCCAGCATGGCAAAACGAATCGGCGGCACCGCAATAATTGAGGGCTGCTTTTTAGGCAGGTATAAGCTCTTAAACTGCTTTTTATAATCCACTTTCTCCATCGTCTGATTCTCCCCTTAATTCAGTGAAATATAGATATGTATTTCGGCGTTTGCCATGTCCTCCCCGGGTTGATATTCCTCGAAGTCGCTGCCAAACCTGCGGTCAAGTTCCATCCCCCAAAGCTTCATCCAGAAGTCGCCGACGGCCTGCTGGACATCACCCTGTACTATAAATTTTGCATAGTTGCCTGCCGCAATGGTTTTTTTCTCGACCTGCGCTGGTTGCGAAACCCCGGCTGCAAC
This window encodes:
- a CDS encoding GyrI-like domain-containing protein codes for the protein MEKVDYKKQFKSLYLPKKQPSIIAVPPIRFAMLDGHGDPNGEEFAEAVAALYSFSYAVKMSYKSKAIPDGFYDYIVFPLEGVWDLVDKTKTSADKSNYAYTIMIRQPDFLTAELTDRFIDEVKKKKPNNFLDRIRIEELEEGFCCQMLHLGGYDDEPASFAQMEAFCNENGYRRSDKTHREIYLSDPRRTETAKLKTVLRFKVIADQ
- a CDS encoding GyrI-like domain-containing protein, with amino-acid sequence MNYEVVQLTEKQIAGLKIRTSNNDPQMVEKIGTTWQRFYGDGIGASLTGRENDKCIGLYSDYENGVTGDYDVMVGCEVAAGVSQPAQVEKKTIAAGNYAKFIVQGDVQQAVGDFWMKLWGMELDRRFGSDFEEYQPGEDMANAEIHIYISLN